The following are encoded together in the Bradyrhizobium algeriense genome:
- a CDS encoding LamB/YcsF family protein: MTTIDLNCDLGEGFGAWEMGNDAAMIELATSVNVACGFHAGDADIMRRTVELAKARGVSVGAHPGYRDLHGFGRRPIPGLKSSEIENLIAYQIGALQAIATAAGHKVTHVKAHGALSNVACEDDMTAKAIANGIKAVDPNLIFVVLANSKLVQAGEAANLPMVHEVFADRAYEDNGSLVSRKKPGAVLHDAKAIADRVVRMVQDGAVVSVTGKVIKMRTDTVCIHGDTAGAVDIARAVRQALKDAGIAVAPFKTII; this comes from the coding sequence ATGACAACCATCGACCTCAATTGCGATCTCGGCGAAGGATTTGGCGCGTGGGAAATGGGCAACGACGCCGCCATGATCGAGCTGGCGACCTCGGTGAACGTCGCCTGCGGCTTTCATGCCGGCGACGCCGACATCATGCGTCGCACGGTTGAACTGGCGAAAGCGCGCGGCGTCAGTGTCGGCGCGCATCCCGGGTATCGCGACCTGCACGGCTTCGGCCGGCGGCCGATCCCCGGCTTGAAGTCGTCGGAGATCGAGAACCTCATCGCCTACCAGATCGGCGCGTTGCAGGCGATTGCGACCGCAGCCGGCCACAAGGTGACCCACGTGAAAGCGCATGGCGCGCTCTCCAACGTCGCCTGTGAGGACGACATGACCGCGAAGGCCATCGCCAACGGCATCAAGGCGGTCGATCCCAATCTGATTTTCGTGGTGCTCGCCAATTCCAAGCTGGTGCAGGCGGGCGAAGCCGCCAACCTGCCGATGGTGCACGAGGTCTTTGCCGACCGCGCCTATGAAGACAATGGCTCGCTGGTGTCGCGCAAGAAGCCCGGCGCGGTATTGCACGATGCGAAGGCGATCGCCGACCGCGTGGTGCGGATGGTGCAGGACGGCGCGGTGGTGTCAGTCACCGGCAAGGTGATCAAGATGCGCACCGACACCGTGTGCATTCACGGCGATACGGCCGGCGCGGTCGACATCGCGCGCGCGGTGCGTCAGGCGTTGAAGGATGCAGGGATCGCGGTCGCGCCGTTCAAGACGATAATTTAA
- a CDS encoding biotin-dependent carboxyltransferase family protein, with product MSKLVIASIGPASSVQDGGRPGAQRYGLVPSGAMDRLALAAANTLAGNEPFTAAVEVGPFGARFTARGGAVRVALAGAPRNADIAGRAVASDTSATLADGETLTLGFARGGSFSYLAVEGGIAGEPMFGSLAVNARAGLGSPYPRPLQAGDELQTKVASGAPERRIELPAATDAPIRVVWGPQDDEFADETKNLLLDSEWKISATSDRMGYRLEGPVLRHLHGHNIVSDGTVNGSLQVPGNGQPIVLMRDRGTSGGYPKIAAVISADFGRFAQIPAGRAFRFRAVSMAEAQAEARKFAELLRTLPERLRAIESVDLNIDALHDANVAGHAVSAVDAGTWHAVSLADISGPD from the coding sequence ATGAGCAAGCTCGTCATTGCATCGATCGGCCCGGCAAGTTCGGTACAGGACGGCGGACGTCCCGGCGCGCAGCGTTACGGCCTGGTGCCGAGCGGGGCGATGGATCGGCTGGCGCTGGCGGCCGCGAATACGCTGGCCGGCAATGAACCGTTCACGGCGGCTGTCGAGGTCGGCCCGTTCGGAGCAAGGTTCACCGCACGCGGCGGCGCGGTGCGCGTCGCGCTGGCGGGAGCCCCGCGCAATGCCGATATCGCCGGCCGTGCCGTGGCGTCGGATACGTCCGCAACCCTCGCCGATGGCGAGACGCTGACGCTCGGTTTTGCCCGCGGCGGCTCGTTCAGCTATCTCGCGGTCGAAGGCGGCATTGCCGGCGAGCCGATGTTCGGCAGCCTCGCCGTTAACGCGCGCGCGGGCCTCGGCAGCCCTTATCCGCGCCCCCTGCAAGCCGGCGACGAACTGCAGACAAAGGTGGCCAGCGGTGCGCCGGAGCGGCGGATCGAGCTGCCCGCGGCAACCGACGCGCCGATCCGCGTGGTGTGGGGTCCACAGGATGACGAATTCGCCGACGAGACCAAAAACCTGCTTCTCGACAGCGAATGGAAGATTTCCGCGACCAGCGACCGCATGGGCTACCGGCTCGAAGGCCCGGTACTCAGACATCTCCACGGCCACAACATCGTTTCCGACGGTACCGTCAACGGCAGCCTGCAGGTGCCCGGCAACGGCCAGCCGATCGTACTGATGCGCGATCGCGGCACCAGCGGCGGCTATCCCAAGATCGCGGCGGTGATTTCGGCCGACTTCGGACGGTTTGCGCAGATCCCGGCCGGGCGCGCCTTTCGCTTCCGGGCCGTCAGCATGGCGGAAGCGCAGGCGGAAGCGCGAAAATTTGCCGAGTTGTTGCGCACCCTGCCCGAGCGGCTGCGGGCTATCGAAAGCGTTGATCTCAACATCGATGCGCTGCACGATGCCAATGTCGCGGGCCACGCCGTCAGCGCCGTCGATGCCGGAACCTGGCACGCCGTCTCTCTGGCCGACATATCCGGCCCGGACTGA
- a CDS encoding transporter substrate-binding domain-containing protein: MFRVFVSLAMAVLWTVVANAQPANSRLDDIIKRGTLRVGMTGDYRPFTYLDKTTSKFTGFDVDMAEALGKALGVKVEFVQTAWPQLMKDFEADNFDIAMGGVSITLDRQKKGMFSTPIMREGKTPIARCADKDKYETIADIDKAGTRVIVNPGGTNERFAKANIKNAEIKMWNDNVTIFDEIAKGNADLMMTDSSETRYQQKQHPGVLCAVHPEKPFDFAEKAYWLQRDIALKAFVDQWLHIATEDGSFKKIYAAWFD; encoded by the coding sequence ATGTTTCGAGTGTTCGTTAGTCTTGCAATGGCTGTCCTGTGGACCGTTGTCGCCAACGCTCAGCCAGCGAATTCCCGCCTCGACGACATCATCAAGCGCGGCACGCTGCGGGTCGGCATGACCGGCGACTATCGTCCCTTCACCTATCTCGACAAGACGACCTCGAAATTTACCGGCTTCGACGTCGACATGGCGGAAGCGCTTGGCAAGGCGCTCGGCGTCAAGGTCGAATTCGTTCAGACGGCGTGGCCGCAGCTGATGAAGGATTTCGAAGCCGACAATTTCGATATCGCGATGGGCGGCGTCTCGATCACGCTCGACCGGCAGAAGAAGGGAATGTTCTCGACGCCGATCATGCGCGAGGGCAAGACGCCGATCGCCCGCTGCGCCGACAAGGACAAGTATGAGACCATTGCCGATATCGACAAGGCCGGCACGCGCGTCATCGTCAATCCAGGCGGCACCAATGAACGCTTCGCCAAGGCGAACATCAAGAACGCCGAGATCAAGATGTGGAACGACAACGTCACGATTTTCGACGAAATCGCCAAGGGCAATGCCGACCTGATGATGACGGACTCTTCCGAGACCCGCTACCAGCAGAAACAGCACCCGGGCGTGCTCTGCGCGGTGCATCCGGAAAAGCCGTTCGACTTCGCCGAGAAGGCTTATTGGCTGCAGCGCGACATAGCCCTGAAGGCCTTTGTCGATCAGTGGCTGCACATCGCCACTGAGGACGGCAGCTTCAAGAAAATTTATGCGGCCTGGTTCGATTGA
- a CDS encoding ribonuclease activity regulator RraA, producing the protein MSLSPEALATLSGVSTATITTVLLKKGLRNVWMRGTKPLRPGQPRLVGPAFTLRFVPAREDLATPESWSSPISTRTAIEAMPKGCITVVDAMGVTDAGIFGDILCARMVKRGVAALITDGVVRDVEGVLGTNLPVWCDGFAAPPSVAGLTFVGWGEPIGCGGVAVFPNDIVVADQDGAVLIPQALLDHVLAEGPEQERMEAWIVNEVNNGAALPGLYPMNAETKARYAASKK; encoded by the coding sequence ATGTCCCTGTCCCCCGAAGCCCTCGCAACCCTGTCCGGCGTATCCACCGCCACCATCACCACCGTGCTGCTCAAGAAGGGCCTGCGAAACGTCTGGATGCGCGGCACCAAGCCGCTGCGGCCCGGGCAGCCGCGGCTGGTCGGACCGGCCTTTACGCTGCGCTTCGTGCCCGCGCGCGAAGATCTGGCAACGCCGGAATCCTGGTCGTCGCCGATTTCGACCCGCACTGCGATTGAAGCGATGCCGAAAGGTTGCATCACCGTGGTCGACGCCATGGGCGTCACCGACGCCGGCATCTTCGGCGACATTCTCTGTGCGCGCATGGTCAAGCGCGGCGTGGCCGCGCTGATCACCGATGGCGTGGTGCGCGACGTCGAAGGCGTGCTCGGTACCAATTTGCCCGTGTGGTGCGACGGCTTTGCGGCGCCGCCTTCGGTGGCCGGGCTGACCTTCGTCGGCTGGGGTGAGCCGATCGGCTGTGGCGGGGTCGCGGTATTCCCCAACGACATCGTCGTCGCCGACCAGGACGGCGCGGTCCTGATCCCGCAGGCGCTGCTCGACCATGTGCTGGCCGAAGGGCCGGAGCAGGAACGGATGGAAGCCTGGATCGTCAACGAGGTGAACAACGGCGCGGCATTGCCCGGCCTCTATCCGATGAACGCCGAGACCAAGGCGCGCTACGCGGCCAGCAAGAAATAA
- a CDS encoding DUF2147 domain-containing protein produces MKKCLAIAVLLLASSLTTAQAQYSFEYGGRTITIDPDRGTVQIPGVYDNTGKKAKRSRGEEGDLDRPGKKAPQQAKSAPQAAPEAATPAAPAPAEQAAAPAAAPAAPAPPAPATTSRGEPSTAAVAPADRAAPAPATPAPPVQQNAAPAAPPAPAPVAAPAPPPPQQQQAAVPAASAPSSANSPLGIWLTEEKEGKVRIEQCGPNLCGYSVDKKSNQNGEQVLINMKPGKDKWSGRIFDPNSGSTYDSTIALKSTDSLRVQGCAFGGMFCGGQTWTRVN; encoded by the coding sequence ATGAAGAAGTGTCTCGCTATCGCCGTGCTCTTGCTGGCGAGCAGCCTCACCACCGCGCAGGCCCAGTACTCGTTTGAGTATGGCGGCCGCACTATCACCATCGATCCCGATCGCGGCACGGTTCAGATTCCCGGCGTCTACGATAATACCGGCAAGAAGGCCAAGCGCTCGCGTGGCGAGGAAGGCGACCTTGATCGTCCGGGCAAGAAGGCGCCGCAGCAGGCGAAGTCCGCCCCGCAGGCCGCACCCGAGGCGGCAACCCCGGCTGCACCTGCACCGGCTGAACAGGCCGCCGCTCCGGCGGCTGCGCCTGCCGCCCCTGCTCCGCCCGCTCCAGCCACCACTTCGAGGGGCGAGCCGTCGACGGCAGCCGTAGCGCCGGCGGATAGGGCTGCGCCTGCGCCAGCAACGCCCGCGCCTCCAGTGCAACAGAATGCCGCTCCGGCCGCGCCGCCGGCGCCAGCTCCCGTTGCCGCGCCAGCGCCACCGCCGCCGCAACAACAACAGGCCGCCGTCCCGGCAGCATCCGCGCCTTCGTCTGCGAACTCACCGCTCGGCATATGGCTGACGGAGGAGAAGGAAGGCAAAGTGCGGATCGAACAGTGCGGCCCCAATCTCTGCGGCTATTCCGTCGACAAGAAGTCGAACCAGAACGGCGAGCAGGTCCTGATCAACATGAAGCCCGGCAAGGACAAGTGGAGCGGCCGGATTTTCGATCCGAATTCAGGCAGCACCTACGATTCGACGATCGCCCTCAAGAGCACCGACAGTCTCCGCGTTCAGGGCTGCGCCTTTGGCGGCATGTTCTGTGGCGGTCAGACCTGGACCCGCGTCAACTGA
- a CDS encoding cupin domain-containing protein, whose amino-acid sequence MDIHLAGSRPTRRAPPEYFTGTVLQDPIIQTEAPARLASTRVSFEPGARTAWHTHPLGQTLYVISGVGRVQAKGGPIREIRPGDVVWIPPGEKHWHGASPTNAMTHIAMQEAADGSYVTWMEHVTDAEYSEKLG is encoded by the coding sequence ATGGATATCCATCTCGCGGGTTCCCGGCCGACGCGCCGGGCGCCGCCGGAATATTTCACCGGCACGGTGCTGCAGGATCCGATCATCCAGACCGAGGCGCCGGCACGGCTGGCCTCGACGCGCGTCTCCTTTGAGCCGGGCGCGCGCACGGCCTGGCACACGCATCCGCTGGGCCAGACGCTCTATGTCATCTCAGGGGTCGGACGGGTGCAGGCCAAAGGCGGACCGATCAGGGAAATTCGCCCCGGTGATGTCGTCTGGATTCCGCCCGGTGAGAAGCACTGGCATGGCGCTTCGCCGACCAACGCCATGACTCACATTGCCATGCAGGAAGCGGCCGACGGCAGCTACGTCACCTGGATGGAGCACGTGACCGACGCGGAGTATTCCGAGAAGCTCGGCTAA
- the pxpB gene encoding 5-oxoprolinase subunit PxpB codes for MAATLPPPRLLPSGDSAITVEFSRNIDDAANRRVLALDRAMAAEPVTGVTETVPTYRSLLVHYDPVLIDFDKLGEKILTLAQRPVPATTKTRRWRIPVVYGGEHGIDLEDVAKTLNTTPDEIVARHVAGDYRVAMIGFTPGWSYLSGLTDSLHMPRRQNPRLLTPAGTISIGGVQTGVQCLAGPSGWHLLGQTAVRTYQLHRDPIFLLEPGDNVTFTAVDAKTFAEQDRAAEAGEFIAEQIAS; via the coding sequence ATGGCCGCGACGCTTCCCCCGCCCCGCCTTTTGCCGAGTGGCGACAGCGCCATCACGGTGGAATTCAGCCGCAACATCGACGATGCCGCCAACCGGCGCGTATTGGCGCTCGACCGTGCGATGGCCGCCGAGCCGGTGACGGGCGTCACCGAGACGGTGCCGACCTATCGCTCGCTGCTGGTGCATTACGATCCCGTGTTGATCGATTTCGACAAGCTTGGCGAAAAGATTCTCACACTCGCGCAGCGGCCGGTACCGGCAACGACAAAGACCCGGCGCTGGCGCATTCCGGTGGTCTATGGCGGCGAGCACGGCATCGACCTCGAGGATGTCGCAAAAACCCTCAACACGACGCCCGACGAGATCGTGGCGCGGCATGTCGCCGGCGACTACCGGGTAGCCATGATCGGCTTTACGCCCGGCTGGTCCTATCTCAGCGGGCTCACGGACTCCCTGCACATGCCGCGGCGGCAGAACCCGCGTTTGCTGACGCCGGCCGGCACCATCTCAATCGGTGGCGTACAGACCGGCGTGCAGTGCCTCGCCGGCCCGAGCGGCTGGCACCTGCTGGGACAAACGGCCGTCCGCACCTATCAGCTGCATCGCGATCCGATCTTCCTGCTGGAGCCCGGCGACAACGTCACCTTTACGGCGGTCGATGCCAAGACTTTTGCGGAGCAGGATCGCGCCGCCGAAGCCGGCGAATTCATTGCCGAGCAGATCGCCTCATGA
- a CDS encoding sulfite reductase subunit alpha, whose product MNQITPPPKIEIIPSSAPFSEAQRSWLNGFFAGLLSDATPLSAEQGAAVMLGSAGDGDDGEAPWHDQTMPMADRMKLAEGRPLRRRMMAAMAQQDCGQCGYDCHNYSEAIASKSEARLNLCVPGGKETARMLKALYEEIDKAPATPSAAPAAPAVVAEPGRSRDNPIAATFLSRRLLNKKGSEKETWHIEFDLSGCGLDYVVGDSFGIFARNDVGLVDQIIALLGASHTTKVNGKTLREVLIDDVSLSPAPDSLFELISFITGGTTREKARALAQGEDPDGDAATLDVMAVLQKFSGVRPHPEAFVEALEPLQPRLYSISSSHNATPGKLSLTVDCVRYMINKRKRLGLASTFLAERINPGDELKVYVQKAHGFALPQDPKVPIIMIGPGTGVAPFRAFLLDRRATGAPGKNWLFFGHQRSDCDFFYADELNALKTSGLLTRLSLAWSRDGDKKFYVQDRMREVGRELWTWLAEGANIYVCGDAKRMAKDVERALVDIVAQFGARTTDEAVSFVGELKKQGRFQQDVY is encoded by the coding sequence ATGAACCAGATCACGCCTCCACCGAAGATCGAGATCATCCCGTCCAGTGCGCCGTTCTCCGAAGCGCAGCGCTCGTGGCTGAACGGCTTCTTCGCCGGACTTCTGTCAGATGCGACGCCGCTGTCGGCGGAGCAGGGCGCGGCCGTGATGCTGGGCTCGGCCGGTGATGGCGATGACGGCGAAGCGCCCTGGCACGACCAGACCATGCCGATGGCCGACCGCATGAAGCTCGCGGAAGGCCGCCCGCTGCGGCGGCGCATGATGGCGGCGATGGCGCAGCAGGATTGCGGGCAGTGTGGCTACGATTGTCATAACTATTCGGAAGCTATCGCGAGCAAGAGCGAGGCGCGCCTCAACCTTTGCGTCCCCGGCGGCAAGGAAACCGCGCGGATGCTGAAGGCGCTCTATGAGGAGATCGACAAGGCGCCGGCCACGCCTTCAGCGGCACCGGCTGCGCCCGCGGTCGTGGCCGAGCCCGGACGGTCGCGCGACAATCCGATCGCGGCGACCTTCCTTTCGCGTCGCCTCCTCAACAAGAAGGGTTCGGAGAAGGAGACCTGGCACATCGAGTTCGATCTGTCCGGCTGCGGGCTCGATTATGTGGTCGGCGATTCCTTCGGCATCTTCGCGCGCAACGATGTCGGGCTGGTCGACCAGATCATCGCGCTGCTCGGCGCCTCCCACACCACCAAGGTCAATGGCAAGACGCTGCGGGAAGTCCTGATCGACGACGTCTCGCTGTCGCCGGCGCCGGACTCGCTGTTCGAGCTGATCTCCTTCATCACGGGTGGGACCACCCGCGAGAAGGCGAGGGCGCTGGCGCAGGGCGAGGACCCCGATGGTGACGCGGCGACGCTCGACGTGATGGCAGTGCTGCAGAAATTCTCTGGCGTGCGCCCGCACCCCGAGGCCTTTGTCGAGGCGCTCGAGCCGCTGCAGCCGCGGCTCTATTCGATCTCGTCGTCGCACAATGCGACGCCCGGAAAGCTGTCGCTGACGGTCGACTGCGTGCGCTACATGATCAACAAGCGCAAACGCTTAGGGTTGGCTTCGACCTTCCTCGCCGAACGCATCAATCCCGGCGATGAGCTGAAGGTCTATGTGCAGAAAGCCCATGGCTTCGCGCTGCCGCAGGATCCCAAGGTTCCGATCATCATGATCGGGCCCGGCACCGGCGTGGCGCCGTTCCGCGCCTTCCTGCTCGACCGCCGCGCCACCGGCGCGCCGGGCAAGAACTGGCTGTTCTTCGGCCATCAGCGCAGCGACTGCGATTTCTTCTATGCCGACGAACTCAATGCCTTGAAGACGTCGGGCCTGCTGACGCGGTTGTCGCTGGCGTGGTCGCGCGACGGCGACAAGAAGTTCTATGTGCAGGACCGCATGCGCGAGGTCGGCCGCGAATTGTGGACCTGGCTTGCCGAGGGCGCCAACATCTATGTCTGCGGCGACGCCAAGCGGATGGCCAAGGACGTCGAGCGGGCCCTGGTCGATATCGTCGCGCAGTTCGGCGCCCGAACCACCGACGAGGCCGTCAGCTTTGTCGGGGAACTCAAGAAGCAGGGCCGGTTCCAGCAGGACGTTTACTAG
- a CDS encoding DUF1993 domain-containing protein codes for MTISLYEASVGVFVPYLGNLSVLLDHASAHARARNIDPAVLLNMRLSPTMYSLKQQVAEANRHAVVAGALLAGRAPHTFSDSEPDIAELKSRISAAIDFVKGLPRAEIDAAADKEVAFTFKNGTQRKFTGKSLLLTFSVPQFFFHVTTAYDILRHAGVDLAKKDFLGPPG; via the coding sequence GTGACCATCTCGCTCTACGAAGCTTCCGTCGGCGTGTTCGTGCCGTATCTCGGCAATCTGTCGGTTCTTCTCGACCACGCCTCGGCCCATGCGAGAGCCCGAAACATCGATCCGGCCGTGCTTCTGAACATGCGGCTCTCACCCACCATGTACAGCCTGAAGCAGCAGGTGGCAGAAGCCAACCGGCATGCGGTCGTTGCCGGCGCGCTGCTGGCCGGCCGTGCCCCACATACATTTTCTGACAGCGAGCCCGACATCGCCGAGCTCAAGTCGCGGATTTCAGCGGCGATCGATTTCGTGAAGGGCTTGCCGCGTGCCGAGATCGACGCCGCAGCCGACAAGGAAGTCGCTTTCACGTTCAAGAACGGCACCCAGCGAAAATTCACTGGAAAATCGTTGCTGCTGACGTTCAGCGTTCCGCAATTCTTCTTTCATGTCACGACGGCCTACGACATCCTGCGCCATGCGGGTGTCGATCTTGCCAAGAAGGATTTTCTGGGACCGCCGGGATAG
- a CDS encoding serine hydrolase — protein MTDLDSRVQDIMAENFAPVVTANDAGGLASAVYVAGHVQFFNYGLADQAGKRPITPDTLFNIASVRKVFEAALVALGTLRGEISLDDPVNKYVTELNGDYIRRVTIGELATHTSGLLLATDHPPWPNESYSLGQFLDILNAWTPQAGEQPGKQRIYTHAGYVLLQLALERRYGVPIGQLIESRILRPLGMSSTLLPERGPDNRAVMRPEFMQRVVQGYSDDGMPIGPPGDQHSYYDFPGSGQMFSSARDLAIFLTACLDGRAVDPQLREALQMTQREMFRFNEKFGQAMAWENVDVDGVGVVDKPGGLNNASAYVGLVPDHKVGVILLANRGDFGHEIARDRVLPALSRLEPNLPAH, from the coding sequence ATGACAGACCTGGACTCACGGGTTCAGGACATTATGGCGGAAAATTTCGCGCCTGTGGTGACGGCCAATGATGCCGGCGGGCTCGCATCCGCCGTGTACGTCGCGGGCCACGTCCAGTTCTTCAACTACGGTCTCGCCGATCAAGCCGGCAAGCGGCCGATCACACCGGACACGCTGTTCAACATAGCGTCCGTGCGCAAGGTGTTTGAGGCTGCACTGGTCGCGCTCGGAACGCTGCGCGGCGAAATAAGTCTGGACGATCCGGTCAACAAGTACGTCACCGAATTGAACGGCGACTATATTCGTCGGGTCACGATTGGTGAGCTTGCGACCCATACTTCCGGCCTCTTGCTGGCGACGGATCACCCACCATGGCCCAACGAGTCATACTCGTTGGGCCAATTTCTCGACATCCTCAACGCCTGGACGCCGCAGGCGGGCGAACAGCCGGGCAAACAACGCATCTACACGCATGCCGGTTACGTGCTGCTGCAGCTGGCGCTTGAGCGTCGGTATGGGGTTCCAATAGGTCAGCTCATTGAAAGTCGGATCCTGAGGCCGCTAGGGATGAGTTCGACGCTGCTTCCCGAACGTGGACCGGACAACCGTGCCGTCATGCGTCCTGAATTCATGCAGCGCGTCGTCCAGGGCTATTCCGATGACGGCATGCCAATCGGTCCGCCGGGCGACCAGCACAGCTATTATGATTTCCCTGGGAGCGGGCAGATGTTCTCGTCGGCGCGGGATCTCGCCATTTTTCTCACCGCCTGCCTCGACGGTAGAGCGGTGGATCCGCAGTTGCGCGAAGCGCTGCAGATGACTCAGCGTGAAATGTTCCGTTTCAACGAGAAATTCGGACAAGCGATGGCGTGGGAGAATGTCGACGTGGACGGAGTAGGCGTCGTTGACAAACCGGGCGGGCTCAACAACGCGTCGGCCTATGTCGGACTTGTACCGGATCACAAGGTCGGCGTGATTCTGCTCGCGAACCGTGGCGACTTTGGGCATGAAATCGCCCGCGACCGTGTGCTTCCGGCACTGTCGCGATTGGAACCGAACCTGCCAGCTCACTGA